The DNA region CATGCGCGGCCTGGACGAGCTCAAGTCACGCGGCATGGGCGACTGCTTCAAGCTGCTGCACTTCCACCTGGGCAGCCAGATCCCGAACATCCGCATCGTCAAGGGCGCGCTGGTCGAGGCGGCGCGCATCTACTGCGAGCTGCACAAGCTCGGCGCCGGCCTCGAGTACATGGACGTGGGCGGCGGCCTCGGCGTCGACTACGACGGCTCGCAGACCAACTTCGAGTCGAGCATGAACTACACCCTGCAGGAGTACGCCAACGACGTGGTGTACCACCTGCAGCAGATCTGCGACGAGATGTCGGTGCCGCACCCGACGATCGTCTCCGAGAGCGGCCGCGCCATCGCGGCGTACCACAGCCTGCTGGTGTTCAACGTGCTGGGCGTCTCGGAGTTCGGCGAGGAGCGGGTGCCCGAGGACGTCACCGACGATCTCGAGCAGCCGGTGGCCGACCTGATCGAGACGCTGCGCAACCTCACCGGCCGCAATGCCCTCGAGAGCTACCACGACGCGCAGGCGGCGCTCGACATGGCGATGAACCTGTTCTCGGCCGGCTACCTGTCGCTCGAGCAGCGGTGCCATGCCGAGAACCTGTACTGGCACATCTGCGTCAAGCTGCAGAAGCTCGTGTCGGGCCTCGACCACGTGCCCGAGGACCTGCAGTCGCTCGACGAGATGCTGTCGGACACGTACTTCTGCAACTTCTCCCTGTTCCAGTCCATCCCCGACAGCTGGGCGATCGGGCAGCTGTTCCCGGTGATGCCGATCCACCGCCTCGACGAGCGCCCGACGCAGCATGCGGTGCTCGGCGACATCACGTGCGACTCCGACGGCAAGATCGACCAGTTCATCGATCGGCGCGACGTCAAGAAGACGCTGCCGCTGCACACGATCAAGGACGAGCCCTACCTGCTCGGCGTGTTCATGGTCGGCGCCTACCAGGAGATCCTCGGCGACCTGCACAACCTGTTCGGCGACACGCACGCGGTGCACGTGACGCTGAACGACAAGCAGGAGGTCGTCCTCGACGCGGTGATCAAGGGCGACACGGTGAAGGAAGTGCTCGATTACGTCGAGTTCGACGTCGAGCACCTGCTCGGCAAGATGCGGATGGACGTCGAGGCCGCGGTCCGCGCCGGCCGCCTCGACTACCTCGAATCGGGTCGCCTCCTCAGGTTCTACGAGGAGGGTCTGCACGGGTACACGTACCTGGAAGACCCGAACGACAGGTAGAGCAAGGTAAGAAGGAAAGAAGGGTAGAAGGGAAGAAGACAGAGCGGGA from Luteitalea sp. TBR-22 includes:
- the speA gene encoding biosynthetic arginine decarboxylase, with product MTTVSPRALPGTSATDSWNAVDASELYDIDRWGNGYFSIGANGHVLVHPTKDRSRAIDLKELMDRLQMRGINLPILVRFPDILKHRLGDIHEAFQAAIQQHQYTGKYTCVYPIKVNQQRQVVEEVLEFGRPYNFGIEAGSKPELMAVAALASNDTPIICNGFKDAEFIEMAMLAQKIGRNIIPVVEKYTELQLILDYAEKVGVRPQIGFRVKLAARGSGRWQSSGGYRSKFGLTVTEIMRGLDELKSRGMGDCFKLLHFHLGSQIPNIRIVKGALVEAARIYCELHKLGAGLEYMDVGGGLGVDYDGSQTNFESSMNYTLQEYANDVVYHLQQICDEMSVPHPTIVSESGRAIAAYHSLLVFNVLGVSEFGEERVPEDVTDDLEQPVADLIETLRNLTGRNALESYHDAQAALDMAMNLFSAGYLSLEQRCHAENLYWHICVKLQKLVSGLDHVPEDLQSLDEMLSDTYFCNFSLFQSIPDSWAIGQLFPVMPIHRLDERPTQHAVLGDITCDSDGKIDQFIDRRDVKKTLPLHTIKDEPYLLGVFMVGAYQEILGDLHNLFGDTHAVHVTLNDKQEVVLDAVIKGDTVKEVLDYVEFDVEHLLGKMRMDVEAAVRAGRLDYLESGRLLRFYEEGLHGYTYLEDPNDR